The region ATAGATTCGCGCTTAACAAACCAAGATTTTGCTGTTCGGCGGCGCAGAGAATGTTTGAAATGCGGATTTCGTTTTTCTACTTTAGAAGAAGCTGTAATTTTTGATTTAACAATTGTTAAACAGAATCACGGGCGAGAAGTTTATAATAAAGAAAAAGTAGAAAAAGGATTAAAAAAAGCTTTGGAAAAAAGACAAACTTCTGATGAAAAATTTAAAAAACTGGTTAATCAAATAGAAATTGATTTGCAAAAATTAAAAAAGAAAGAGATTGAAAGCAAGGAGATCGGAGAGATAATAATGAAAAGATTAAAAGGAGTGGATAAGGTGGCTTATATTCGTTTTGCTTCTGTTTATAAATCATTTGAAGATCCTGAAACTTTTAGAAAAGAGATTAATGAATTATTAAAAAAGAAAGTTAAAAAAAATAAAAAAAGTAAAAAATAATAAATTACTTTTTGTCATTCCCGCGAAGGCGGGAATCTAGATTTTACAAAATAAACACTGGATTCCCGCCTTCGCGGGAATGACAGAATATACTTATTTTATCTGGTTTCATAAATGAATTATCCAACAGCAAGCTGATGGGGTATATCTACGATTTAAAGTAATTATAAATAATAATATTAAAAAAAATTATGTCCAAAAAAAAGATTAGTAAAATTTTAAAAAGAGACGGAAAAATCTCTGATTTTAATGAGAAAAAAATTCAAGAAGCAATTTTAAAAGCTTTAAATATTACTGGCGAAGCAATTAAGTCAGAAAAAAAAGCTAAAATTTTGTCTGAAAAAGTAATTGAAATTTTAGCTAAAAAATTTCACAGCCGTTCAATCCCCGCCGTGGAGGAAGTTCAAGATATTGTTGAAGAAGCCTTAATAACATCTAGGCTGATTAAAACAGCCAAAGCTTATATTCTTTATCGTGACCAAAGGGCAAAATTAAGAGAAGTTGAAAGCTTAATTGATTCCAGCGAGCTAATGAAAAAGTATTTAGACAAACTTGATTGGCGGATAAAAGAAAACAGCAATATGAGCTATTCACTGCAGGGGCTTAACAACCATATCGCGTCAGC is a window of Patescibacteria group bacterium DNA encoding:
- the nrdR gene encoding transcriptional regulator NrdR; this translates as MKCFNCHYFDTKVIDSRLTNQDFAVRRRRECLKCGFRFSTLEEAVIFDLTIVKQNHGREVYNKEKVEKGLKKALEKRQTSDEKFKKLVNQIEIDLQKLKKKEIESKEIGEIIMKRLKGVDKVAYIRFASVYKSFEDPETFRKEINELLKKKVKKNKKSKK